A DNA window from Massilia putida contains the following coding sequences:
- a CDS encoding C39 family peptidase yields MKYGALPLLCSLLGTLLGAACAQAADLPIAGGARFNVPVKSMRELRFTSTTRQQYDFSCGSAAVATLLTYHYGHPVSETDAFKEMWEIGDQAKIRREGFSLLDMQRYLAKIGFKADGFQVPLQKLFDSKLPAIVLISEKGYNHFVVIKGADDGRILLGDPSSGTRSITREHFESIWPTRLLFVIHDAPGKPSFNAELDWAAAPRAPLAEGVTRTAIDMTTLPKFGPGDF; encoded by the coding sequence ATGAAGTACGGCGCCCTGCCCCTCCTGTGCTCATTGCTCGGCACCTTGCTGGGCGCCGCCTGCGCACAAGCGGCCGACCTGCCGATCGCGGGCGGCGCCCGCTTCAACGTGCCGGTCAAGAGCATGCGGGAGCTCCGCTTCACCTCGACGACCCGCCAGCAATACGACTTCAGCTGCGGCTCGGCCGCGGTGGCGACGCTGCTGACCTATCACTACGGCCACCCGGTCAGCGAAACCGACGCGTTCAAGGAAATGTGGGAGATCGGCGACCAGGCCAAGATCCGTCGCGAAGGCTTTTCGCTGCTCGACATGCAGCGCTACCTCGCCAAGATCGGCTTCAAGGCGGACGGCTTCCAGGTGCCGTTGCAGAAACTGTTCGACAGCAAACTGCCCGCCATCGTGCTGATCTCGGAAAAAGGCTATAACCACTTCGTCGTCATCAAGGGCGCGGACGACGGGCGCATCCTGCTGGGCGATCCGTCCAGTGGCACCCGGTCGATCACGCGCGAGCACTTCGAATCCATCTGGCCGACCCGGCTGCTGTTCGTGATCCACGACGCACCGGGCAAGCCTTCGTTCAATGCCGAACTCGACTGGGCGGCCGCACCGCGCGCGCCGCTGGCCGAGGGCGTCACCCGGACCGCGATCGACATGACGACGCTGCCGAAATTCGGTCCCGGAGATTTTTGA